Proteins from one Deltaproteobacteria bacterium genomic window:
- a CDS encoding cytochrome c encodes MRRAVHLAAIPVLAAALFISTGAHAGVPEGKKAFEARKCATCHQVSGPAAEKTIKDQLAKKGPELWYSGSKFNAGFLERWLADPKPIRPMAYNSITERNRGDHPRLSGREATDVAAYLMSLKSADAKPLGIRAVDNPKGRVAFVRRYSCYGCHQVRTRGNIVGGFSGPSLALASERLNPDWIYAYLSKPAVFKPVKMMPVYAGIINDAEMKGLASYVGSLR; translated from the coding sequence ATGCGTAGAGCCGTTCACTTAGCCGCCATTCCAGTCCTTGCCGCAGCCCTGTTCATATCGACCGGCGCCCATGCCGGGGTGCCTGAGGGTAAAAAGGCGTTCGAGGCCAGAAAATGCGCCACATGCCACCAGGTCTCGGGCCCGGCCGCTGAAAAGACAATAAAGGACCAGCTCGCAAAAAAAGGCCCTGAATTGTGGTATTCAGGAAGCAAGTTCAATGCCGGTTTTCTCGAAAGGTGGCTGGCTGACCCGAAGCCCATAAGGCCCATGGCATATAACTCCATTACCGAGAGGAACAGGGGCGACCACCCGCGGCTTTCCGGGCGGGAAGCAACGGACGTTGCGGCCTATCTCATGAGCCTCAAGTCAGCCGATGCGAAGCCCCTCGGCATTCGCGCCGTGGATAACCCCAAAGGCAGGGTCGCCTTCGTAAGGAGATATTCCTGCTACGGCTGCCACCAGGTGAGGACGAGGGGGAATATCGTCGGCGGGTTCTCGGGGCCTTCGCTCGCTCTGGCCTCCGAGAGGCTCAACCCCGACTGGATATATGCGTATCTTTCAAAGCCCGCCGTATTCAAGCCAGTCAAGATGATGCCGGTCTATGCCGGGATAATCAACGACGCGGAGATGAAGGGGCTTGCCTCTTACGTTGGGAGCCTTAGATGA
- a CDS encoding TIGR03960 family B12-binding radical SAM protein encodes MATDIKKLLPLVRRPSRYMGGEVNSVKKDLSKVKLAFGLGFPDAYEIGMSHLGIQILYQILNGRDDISCERVFAPWADMERLLRERGMPLSTLESGIPLKELDILGLSLQYELSYTNVLNMLELGRIPLFAKERGKEDPFVIGGGPVAFNPEPVAEFFDAFLLGDGEEAAIEIADAIIEWKEKGGGREEALERLASIPGVYVPSFFEPEYHDDGTVRRIVPLLEGYERVIKRTVPDINALPLPTRPVVPFMETVHDRVSVEIARGCTRGCRFCQAGMIYRPVREREPALIKRIIDETLSNTGYDEVSLLSLSTGDYTDIETLLSGLMRRFSEEKIAVSLPSLRVGTLSSALASEIRKVRKTGFTLAPEAGSERLRRLINKGITEEDLHAAARDIFTLGWSSVKLYFMIGLPTETEEDILQIVRLAGCVKNIGKEASGRWPQINVSASSFIPKPHTPFQWEPQITMEEGVQKQAVLRRELTKLKLGFKWHDADMSIMEGVFSRGDRRLSKAVLLAFRKGCRFDGWSELFDFAKWKEALAEAGLDPGFYTRRRRPFDEVFPWEHLETGATKKFLIKEYERALELAGTPDCKVGKCSDCGLCDWKAIRPRSISGGAEYGADERRPLPPEEAFRVRLRYSKTDGARLLGHLELMAAVIRGIRRAGLPIRYSQGFHPMPKLSFGQPLPVGIESMDEYMDMELSGKTDPAGLVESLNREMPEGIRFLSASSLPLKLPLPSGIMTEYIITLKDGPLGLDIDSERIDGFLRDFLSRDSIPVSIEKEGRTRDIDLRPLVDGLSRIDGLTLRLTLKKASGASVRPHDVLACLLGLPRESASLIPILKTRSVQ; translated from the coding sequence ATGGCAACTGACATTAAAAAACTCCTCCCACTAGTAAGAAGGCCGTCAAGGTACATGGGCGGCGAGGTCAATTCCGTAAAGAAAGACCTTTCGAAGGTGAAGCTCGCCTTTGGCCTGGGCTTCCCGGACGCCTACGAGATAGGCATGAGCCATCTGGGGATACAGATACTATATCAGATCCTCAATGGCCGCGATGATATCTCGTGCGAAAGGGTGTTCGCTCCCTGGGCCGATATGGAAAGGCTCCTCCGGGAGCGGGGCATGCCGCTATCCACCCTTGAATCAGGCATTCCATTGAAAGAACTAGACATACTGGGCCTTTCGCTACAGTACGAGCTCTCGTATACCAACGTACTTAATATGCTGGAGCTGGGCCGCATCCCCCTCTTCGCGAAAGAGAGGGGGAAGGAAGACCCCTTTGTCATAGGGGGAGGGCCGGTCGCCTTCAACCCCGAGCCCGTGGCCGAGTTTTTCGACGCTTTCCTTCTCGGAGACGGCGAAGAGGCCGCAATCGAGATAGCGGACGCGATAATCGAGTGGAAGGAGAAGGGAGGGGGAAGGGAAGAGGCGCTTGAAAGGCTTGCCAGCATACCGGGCGTCTATGTGCCGTCCTTCTTCGAGCCGGAATATCATGATGACGGCACGGTAAGAAGGATAGTCCCGCTCCTTGAAGGGTACGAGAGAGTAATTAAAAGGACGGTCCCGGACATAAACGCTCTTCCGCTCCCGACGAGGCCCGTAGTGCCCTTCATGGAGACCGTCCACGACAGGGTGAGCGTCGAGATCGCGCGCGGCTGCACAAGGGGCTGCAGGTTCTGCCAGGCCGGGATGATATACAGGCCGGTAAGGGAAAGGGAGCCCGCGCTAATAAAGAGGATAATCGACGAGACCCTGAGCAATACCGGCTACGACGAGGTCTCGCTTCTTTCCCTCAGTACCGGCGACTATACGGACATAGAAACGCTCCTTTCAGGGCTCATGAGGAGGTTTTCCGAGGAGAAGATCGCGGTATCGCTCCCTTCCCTCAGGGTCGGCACCTTGAGCTCGGCCCTAGCCTCAGAGATAAGAAAGGTCAGGAAGACAGGATTTACGCTCGCGCCCGAGGCCGGAAGCGAAAGACTGCGCCGGCTCATAAACAAGGGCATAACCGAGGAGGACCTCCATGCCGCGGCCCGCGACATATTCACCCTCGGCTGGAGCTCGGTAAAGCTCTATTTCATGATAGGCCTCCCGACCGAGACCGAAGAGGACATCCTCCAGATAGTCCGGCTTGCCGGGTGCGTCAAGAATATCGGCAAGGAGGCGTCCGGCAGATGGCCTCAGATAAACGTGAGCGCGTCCTCATTCATCCCGAAGCCCCATACTCCGTTCCAGTGGGAGCCGCAGATCACGATGGAGGAGGGGGTTCAGAAGCAGGCGGTCCTTCGCCGGGAGCTTACGAAGCTAAAGCTCGGCTTCAAATGGCACGACGCGGACATGAGCATCATGGAGGGGGTATTCTCCAGGGGCGACAGGAGGCTTTCTAAGGCGGTCCTCCTCGCCTTCAGGAAAGGCTGCAGGTTCGACGGCTGGAGCGAGCTCTTCGACTTCGCGAAATGGAAGGAGGCCCTTGCCGAGGCAGGCCTGGACCCCGGGTTCTACACCCGGAGGAGAAGGCCCTTTGACGAGGTCTTCCCCTGGGAGCACCTGGAAACGGGCGCAACGAAGAAGTTCCTTATAAAGGAGTACGAGAGGGCCCTTGAGCTTGCGGGGACCCCGGACTGTAAGGTAGGGAAATGCTCGGACTGCGGCCTATGCGACTGGAAGGCCATAAGGCCCAGGTCTATCTCCGGCGGGGCGGAATATGGCGCTGATGAGCGGAGGCCTCTGCCGCCGGAAGAGGCCTTCCGTGTGAGGCTCAGGTATTCGAAAACGGACGGGGCCCGGCTCTTGGGCCACCTTGAGCTCATGGCCGCGGTCATAAGGGGCATAAGGAGGGCGGGCCTCCCCATAAGGTACTCGCAGGGTTTCCACCCCATGCCCAAGCTCTCGTTCGGGCAGCCCCTGCCGGTCGGAATCGAGTCCATGGACGAGTACATGGATATGGAGCTATCCGGAAAGACCGACCCGGCCGGGCTCGTCGAGAGTCTGAACCGGGAGATGCCCGAGGGGATAAGATTCCTCTCAGCTTCTTCCTTGCCCTTGAAACTTCCGCTCCCCTCTGGTATCATGACTGAGTATATTATAACTTTGAAGGACGGCCCTTTGGGCTTGGATATAGATTCCGAAAGAATTGATGGGTTTTTAAGGGATTTTCTTAGCAGGGACTCCATTCCGGTAAGTATCGAAAAGGAAGGCAGGACAAGGGACATAGACTTGAGGCCGCTCGTTGACGGGCTTTCCCGCATCGACGGCCTGACGCTCCGGCTTACGCTCAAAAAGGCCTCGGGCGCGTCTGTCCGGCCTCACGACGTGCTCGCGTGCCTTCTCGGCCTGCCAAGGGAATCCGCCTCCTTAATCCCCATCTTGAAGACCAGGTCCGTCCAGTAA
- the yajC gene encoding preprotein translocase subunit YajC yields the protein MSIAPLIILFVIFYFLLIRPQQKRAKEHKQMISALQKGDSVITSGGIHGRITAVNEDTVTVEVSEGVRIKVSKEAVTVRKPQS from the coding sequence ATGAGCATAGCCCCGCTCATAATCCTGTTCGTCATTTTCTACTTCCTCCTCATAAGGCCGCAGCAGAAGAGGGCCAAGGAGCACAAGCAGATGATATCGGCCCTCCAGAAGGGCGATAGCGTAATCACCTCCGGCGGCATACACGGCAGGATAACCGCCGTGAACGAGGACACCGTGACCGTAGAGGTCTCCGAGGGCGTAAGAATAAAGGTTTCGAAGGAGGCAGTCACTGTCAGGAAGCCCCAGTCATAG
- a CDS encoding SpoIID/LytB domain-containing protein, whose product MTEFLKISPLRLIWVLALFIGGCLHAAPGQAGGDEKVRVLILKSGGQIELKGTDRGDLLVRAGNNGTILLNGSRATLPVRIFPKGRFISVNGKPYRGVLDVAASNGQALVINEIGLEAYVAGIINNEISSRWPEEVLKAQAIIARTYAVYNMRKRSNLPYHVESSVMGQVYGGASSEDSASIRAVMDTRGEILVFDGEPALTVYHSNAGGMTEAASEVWLKGYPYLVPVESPFDEAAPKYLWEFAVPAESLGEALSRAGHQIGTPQELTIIETTSAARIRTLSVRDREGRDAWLSGEELRKVLGYSSLRSAIFEVAKEGDVFIFRGRGSGHGVGLSQWGAKGMAENGYSYRDILRHFYPGTDLQRGLSFRN is encoded by the coding sequence ATGACTGAATTCCTCAAGATAAGCCCGCTCAGGCTCATATGGGTCCTTGCGCTTTTTATCGGAGGCTGCCTCCATGCGGCGCCAGGGCAGGCGGGCGGCGATGAGAAGGTAAGGGTCCTTATACTCAAATCAGGCGGCCAGATCGAGCTGAAGGGCACGGACAGGGGCGACTTGCTTGTGCGGGCCGGTAACAACGGCACAATACTCTTAAACGGTTCCAGGGCTACGCTCCCGGTAAGGATTTTTCCCAAAGGCAGGTTCATCTCCGTAAACGGGAAGCCTTACAGAGGCGTTCTCGATGTCGCGGCCAGTAACGGGCAGGCGCTTGTAATAAACGAAATAGGACTTGAAGCCTATGTGGCCGGGATAATCAATAACGAGATATCCTCCAGGTGGCCTGAAGAGGTGCTTAAAGCCCAGGCGATCATTGCCCGGACCTATGCCGTATACAATATGAGGAAGAGGTCGAACCTCCCGTACCACGTCGAAAGCTCGGTCATGGGGCAGGTCTACGGCGGGGCATCGAGCGAGGACAGCGCCTCGATACGGGCGGTCATGGATACCAGGGGAGAGATACTCGTCTTCGACGGCGAGCCGGCCCTTACGGTATACCATTCAAACGCCGGAGGAATGACCGAAGCGGCGAGCGAGGTCTGGCTCAAGGGCTATCCGTATCTCGTGCCGGTTGAAAGCCCCTTCGACGAGGCGGCCCCGAAGTATCTCTGGGAATTCGCGGTCCCGGCCGAGTCGCTTGGCGAGGCGCTCTCCAGGGCAGGCCATCAGATAGGCACGCCCCAAGAGCTTACGATCATCGAGACCACCTCTGCCGCGAGGATACGGACATTGAGCGTCCGCGACCGCGAAGGCAGGGACGCCTGGCTTTCAGGGGAGGAATTGAGGAAGGTCCTGGGCTATTCGAGCTTGAGGTCAGCGATTTTCGAGGTGGCGAAGGAAGGCGATGTTTTCATATTCAGGGGGAGGGGGTCTGGCCATGGGGTAGGCCTTTCGCAATGGGGGGCAAAGGGCATGGCCGAGAACGGGTATTCCTACCGGGACATACTCCGGCACTTCTATCCGGGCACCGATCTCCAACGGGGCCTCTCTTTTCGTAACTAG
- the queA gene encoding tRNA preQ1(34) S-adenosylmethionine ribosyltransferase-isomerase QueA, translating into MELKDFLFDLPEHLIAQRPLPDRDASRLMAVSRKTGSMEHRSFRDFPGYLRSGDLLILNDTRVIPTRVFGKRAGGGKLELLLVERISSSGSEEWMCMARPGKGLRPGSTVILDGTEGEITGRDEEGLFKVRFNSPVDLERVGNVPLPPYIRREADESDRTRYQTVFAGEDGAIAAPTAGLHFTTGLLDEIRKKGVLVRSITLHTGPGTFMPVRSERIEEHRMMKERYFIKGEVFDEVVSAKKEGRRVVAVGTTTTRALESSARNGLESPDLSGSTGLFIYPGYEFRVVDALLTNFHLPGSTLIMLVSAFAGKELILRSYTEAVRNEYRFFSYGDAMFLS; encoded by the coding sequence ATGGAGCTTAAGGATTTCCTGTTCGATCTGCCCGAGCATCTCATCGCCCAGCGCCCGCTTCCCGATCGCGACGCCTCAAGGCTCATGGCCGTCTCGAGAAAGACCGGGAGCATGGAGCACAGGTCTTTCAGGGACTTCCCCGGGTATCTCAGGTCCGGCGACCTTCTTATCCTTAACGATACAAGGGTCATCCCCACAAGGGTCTTTGGAAAGAGGGCAGGGGGCGGGAAGCTTGAGCTGCTATTGGTCGAAAGGATATCCTCTTCCGGAAGCGAGGAATGGATGTGCATGGCGAGACCCGGCAAGGGGTTGAGGCCGGGTTCTACCGTTATCCTTGACGGGACCGAGGGCGAGATAACCGGCAGGGATGAGGAAGGGCTCTTTAAAGTGAGGTTCAATAGTCCTGTCGACCTTGAGAGGGTTGGAAATGTCCCGCTCCCCCCGTATATAAGGAGGGAGGCCGACGAATCTGACAGGACGAGGTACCAGACCGTATTCGCCGGAGAGGACGGTGCCATAGCCGCCCCGACCGCCGGGCTCCACTTTACGACAGGACTTCTGGACGAGATACGAAAAAAGGGTGTGCTCGTAAGGAGCATAACGCTCCATACCGGCCCCGGGACTTTCATGCCGGTACGCTCGGAGAGGATAGAAGAGCACAGGATGATGAAGGAGCGGTATTTTATCAAAGGGGAGGTCTTCGACGAGGTCGTAAGCGCTAAGAAGGAGGGCCGGAGAGTCGTCGCCGTCGGCACGACCACCACGAGGGCGCTTGAGTCGAGCGCAAGGAACGGGCTGGAAAGCCCGGATCTTTCCGGCTCTACCGGGCTTTTCATATACCCCGGGTACGAGTTCAGGGTGGTGGACGCGCTCCTTACGAATTTTCATCTGCCGGGCTCGACATTGATAATGCTGGTGTCGGCTTTCGCGGGGAAGGAATTAATACTCAGGTCGTACACGGAGGCCGTGCGTAACGAGTACAGGTTCTTCAGCTACGGCGACGCCATGTTTCTCAGTTAG
- a CDS encoding c-type cytochrome, whose amino-acid sequence MKKFYALPLFLAFGAASLSYAATAEENYRFHCAQCHGLEGKGNGINATREMPVSPRDHTSALEMGKLTDEDIVNAITDGGQATSKSSLMPPYGKTFSKNEILELKDYLRKLCNCKAR is encoded by the coding sequence ATGAAGAAATTCTACGCTTTGCCTCTTTTCCTTGCATTCGGGGCCGCCTCTTTATCTTACGCCGCCACCGCGGAGGAGAACTACAGGTTCCACTGCGCCCAGTGCCACGGCCTTGAGGGAAAAGGGAACGGCATAAACGCAACGAGGGAGATGCCCGTAAGCCCGAGAGACCACACGAGCGCGCTCGAGATGGGGAAGCTTACGGACGAGGACATAGTAAACGCCATAACAGACGGCGGGCAGGCGACAAGCAAGTCTAGTCTCATGCCGCCGTACGGAAAAACGTTTTCAAAGAACGAGATACTCGAATTAAAGGACTATCTCAGGAAGCTCTGCAACTGCAAGGCAAGGTAA
- the secD gene encoding protein translocase subunit SecD: MRSIFWRTILVAGFTALAFVLFLPSTPVSKRLPSFWADNIPKINLGLDLQGGMHLVLDVDQDKAVENHTQRLAGSVEDALKRKGVAFYSVTREGLDSVSVAYPDEKSKGEISKAVKDELGVFGSPSDQNGRLLFTLDNGESERIREWSLSQALETIRNRIDKFGVAEPIIQKQGVNEVVVQLPGLKDPERAIQLIGKTAVLEFRLVDESMSPYTAETQGAPFGSEIVYQQGYDSETGMVQKTPFLVKKEAALTGDSLADARMAFDTQYNEPYVSLTFDSNGARIFERLTTQNVGKRLAIVLDGNLHSAPQIREPIAGGKAQISGGFTPEEATDLAIILRAGALPAPVNIVQNVTVGPSLGQDSIEAGIKAGALGAALVLLFMIVYYRAAGVIADFAVFLNIIMLLGAMAWLSSTLTLPGIAGIVLTIGMGVDSNVLIFERIKEELHAGRTPRSAINAGYDRAWWSIVDAHVTTLITAAVLFQFGSGPIKGFAVTLSLGILINLFTALVGTKLMFDIQSERFRVKRLSI, encoded by the coding sequence ATGAGAAGTATCTTTTGGCGTACCATCCTTGTCGCCGGGTTTACGGCGTTGGCGTTTGTCCTTTTCCTGCCCTCTACCCCGGTCTCAAAGAGGCTTCCCTCGTTCTGGGCTGACAATATCCCCAAGATAAACCTCGGCCTCGACCTCCAGGGCGGCATGCACCTGGTGCTTGACGTTGACCAGGACAAGGCCGTGGAGAACCATACCCAGAGGCTTGCGGGCTCCGTAGAGGACGCGCTCAAGAGAAAGGGAGTGGCCTTCTATAGCGTCACGCGGGAGGGGCTCGATTCCGTCTCCGTCGCATACCCCGACGAGAAATCAAAGGGGGAGATATCAAAGGCCGTAAAGGACGAGCTGGGCGTATTCGGCTCTCCTTCCGACCAGAACGGCAGGCTCCTTTTCACCCTGGATAATGGCGAGAGCGAGCGCATACGGGAGTGGTCGCTTTCCCAGGCCCTTGAGACCATAAGGAACAGGATAGACAAGTTCGGGGTGGCCGAGCCCATAATCCAGAAGCAGGGCGTGAACGAGGTCGTGGTGCAGCTCCCGGGCTTAAAGGACCCTGAAAGGGCCATACAGCTCATCGGGAAGACCGCGGTCCTCGAGTTCAGGCTCGTGGACGAGTCCATGAGCCCGTACACGGCAGAGACTCAGGGAGCCCCCTTCGGCTCCGAGATAGTATACCAGCAGGGCTATGACAGCGAGACCGGGATGGTCCAGAAGACGCCGTTCCTCGTAAAGAAGGAGGCCGCGCTCACCGGCGACTCTCTCGCGGACGCCCGGATGGCCTTCGACACCCAGTATAACGAGCCCTACGTCTCACTCACCTTCGATTCGAACGGCGCGCGCATATTCGAGAGGCTCACGACCCAGAACGTCGGGAAGAGGCTCGCCATAGTCCTCGACGGGAACCTCCATTCCGCCCCGCAGATACGGGAGCCCATAGCCGGGGGCAAGGCCCAGATAAGCGGCGGTTTTACCCCGGAGGAGGCGACCGACCTCGCCATAATATTGAGGGCCGGGGCGCTCCCGGCGCCTGTCAATATAGTGCAGAACGTAACCGTGGGACCGAGCCTCGGCCAGGACTCGATAGAGGCCGGCATAAAGGCCGGGGCCCTCGGCGCGGCGCTCGTGCTTCTCTTCATGATCGTTTATTACAGGGCAGCCGGGGTCATAGCCGATTTCGCCGTGTTCCTGAACATAATAATGCTCCTTGGCGCGATGGCATGGCTGAGCTCCACTCTCACCCTGCCTGGCATAGCCGGGATAGTGCTGACCATAGGCATGGGAGTCGACTCGAACGTCCTCATATTCGAGAGGATAAAGGAGGAGCTCCACGCGGGGCGCACCCCGAGGTCGGCCATAAACGCCGGGTACGACAGGGCGTGGTGGAGCATCGTGGACGCGCACGTAACGACGCTGATCACTGCGGCCGTGCTCTTCCAGTTCGGCAGCGGCCCCATAAAGGGCTTCGCCGTGACCCTGAGCCTCGGTATCCTCATTAACCTCTTTACGGCCCTGGTCGGCACAAAGCTCATGTTCGACATCCAGAGCGAGAGGTTCAGGGTAAAGAGGCTCAGCATATGA
- a CDS encoding DUF2065 domain-containing protein, producing MVSEKFGFILMILGAVLVIEGIPYFGFPGAVKEWAGFLHRLPEKRMRLFGFIIMAVGITLLFAIKDIWR from the coding sequence ATGGTTTCTGAAAAATTCGGCTTCATCCTCATGATACTCGGGGCGGTCCTCGTAATAGAGGGCATCCCGTATTTCGGTTTCCCCGGGGCGGTAAAGGAATGGGCGGGGTTCCTTCACAGGCTCCCCGAGAAGAGGATGAGGCTCTTCGGCTTCATCATAATGGCGGTAGGCATAACCCTTCTTTTCGCCATCAAGGACATCTGGCGTTGA
- a CDS encoding Rne/Rng family ribonuclease, whose translation MKTTKTELVISSNPFETRVALIEQGRLSEFYVERAKDRGITGNIYKGRIVRVLPGMQSAFVEIGIQRTSFLHVSDIKEPPEGFEEDEEEHKRHANVRIQDIVKEGQEIMVQAAKEPIGTKGARVTSYASLPGRYLVLMPTYDKIAISRRISSEKERKRLREIVSSIRPPGYGFIIRTVCEGMKKEDVQADMEFLIKLWKAILKKKEEVRTPGLVWAELDLALRTIRDLFSEDIERLVIDSRDEYERAKKFLEEFMPHLAGRLELYEGKEDIFDARGVEIELTDALERKVWLRSGGHIVIDQMEALTAVDVNTGKYVGKRSSEDTIVKTNLEAVKEIVYQLRLRNIGGIIVIDFIDMARQSDREKVYNTLKEALKADKARTNILKISELGIVEMTRKRVRESLSQSLCEPCPYCDGNAQIKAKDTIIMDIYRELARELPLRKKKATIYVSPSISERLKEDPAPMQDLERKFGKKVLIKPVERFHQERYEII comes from the coding sequence ATGAAAACAACCAAAACAGAACTTGTGATAAGCTCGAACCCCTTTGAGACGAGGGTGGCGCTTATCGAACAGGGCAGGCTCTCCGAGTTTTACGTGGAGCGCGCCAAGGACAGGGGCATAACCGGGAACATCTACAAGGGCCGTATTGTCAGGGTCCTTCCGGGCATGCAGTCCGCCTTTGTGGAGATAGGCATCCAGAGGACCTCGTTCCTCCACGTCTCGGACATAAAGGAGCCGCCCGAGGGCTTCGAGGAGGACGAGGAGGAGCACAAGCGCCACGCTAACGTCCGCATCCAGGACATAGTGAAGGAAGGCCAGGAGATAATGGTGCAGGCCGCTAAGGAGCCCATCGGCACAAAGGGCGCCCGCGTGACCTCCTATGCCTCTCTCCCGGGCCGCTACCTTGTCCTCATGCCCACCTACGACAAGATCGCCATTTCCAGGAGGATATCGAGCGAGAAGGAGAGAAAGAGGCTCCGCGAGATAGTCTCTTCCATACGGCCGCCCGGCTACGGCTTCATCATACGGACCGTCTGCGAGGGCATGAAGAAGGAAGACGTGCAGGCCGACATGGAGTTCCTCATAAAGCTCTGGAAGGCCATCTTGAAGAAGAAGGAAGAGGTGAGGACCCCGGGACTGGTCTGGGCCGAGCTCGACCTTGCCTTAAGGACCATCAGGGACCTCTTTTCCGAGGACATAGAAAGGCTCGTCATAGACTCCAGGGACGAGTACGAGAGGGCGAAGAAGTTCCTCGAGGAGTTCATGCCGCACCTCGCCGGAAGGCTGGAGCTCTACGAGGGCAAGGAGGACATCTTCGACGCCCGCGGCGTGGAGATAGAGCTTACGGACGCGCTCGAAAGGAAGGTATGGCTCCGCTCGGGCGGGCACATCGTGATAGACCAGATGGAGGCCCTTACGGCCGTTGACGTCAATACAGGAAAGTACGTCGGAAAAAGGAGCTCCGAGGACACTATCGTCAAGACGAACCTCGAGGCCGTAAAGGAGATAGTCTACCAGCTCCGGCTCCGTAACATAGGCGGCATTATTGTAATAGACTTCATAGACATGGCAAGGCAATCCGACAGGGAGAAGGTATATAACACCTTGAAGGAGGCCTTGAAGGCCGACAAGGCCCGCACCAACATATTGAAGATCTCCGAGCTTGGTATAGTCGAGATGACGAGGAAAAGGGTGAGGGAGAGCCTCTCGCAGTCGCTCTGTGAGCCCTGTCCGTATTGCGACGGTAACGCCCAGATAAAGGCCAAGGACACCATAATAATGGACATTTACAGGGAGCTTGCAAGGGAGCTTCCCTTGAGGAAGAAAAAGGCGACCATCTACGTGAGCCCGTCCATATCCGAGCGCCTAAAGGAGGACCCTGCCCCCATGCAGGACCTTGAGCGTAAGTTCGGGAAAAAGGTCCTGATAAAGCCGGTCGAGAGGTTTCACCAGGAGAGGTACGAAATCATCTGA
- the tgt gene encoding tRNA guanosine(34) transglycosylase Tgt — protein sequence MKGFGFELKRTDSSARLGRITTPHGAFTTPVFMPVGTKASVKGITPSELKSIGVEVILANTYHLYLRPGHELVRDLGGLHGFMGWGGPVLTDSGGFQVFSLCKLRKITEEGVQFSSHIDGTRYTLTPESAVAIQEALGADIIMPLDECTPYPADREYTVESMNLTHRWARRCKEAKVRNGQALFGIVQGGMYPDLRKESAKALVDMGFDGYAIGGLSVGEEKGLMKEMAAAALQHLPSDKPRYLMGVGTPEDLVFGVGAGIDMFDCVMPTRNARNGTLFTRRGKLVIKNAQYEKDPRPIEEDCGCYTCMNFSRAYLRHLFMAGEMLAPRLNTMHNLFYYTRLMQEMREAIGQGRFEEFRKRFHADRSEPEPIAAL from the coding sequence GTGAAGGGATTCGGATTCGAGCTTAAGAGGACCGATTCATCAGCAAGGCTCGGACGCATAACAACCCCGCACGGCGCGTTCACGACCCCGGTCTTCATGCCCGTGGGCACGAAGGCCTCGGTAAAGGGCATAACCCCGTCGGAGCTTAAGTCGATAGGGGTCGAGGTGATACTCGCAAACACCTATCACCTTTACTTGAGGCCGGGGCACGAGCTTGTAAGGGACCTGGGAGGCCTGCACGGGTTCATGGGCTGGGGCGGCCCGGTGCTTACGGATAGCGGCGGCTTCCAGGTCTTCAGCCTCTGCAAATTGAGGAAGATAACAGAGGAAGGCGTGCAGTTCAGCTCGCACATAGACGGAACCCGCTACACGCTCACCCCCGAGAGCGCGGTCGCCATACAGGAGGCGCTCGGCGCGGACATAATAATGCCTCTCGACGAATGCACGCCCTATCCGGCCGACAGGGAGTACACGGTTGAGTCCATGAACCTCACGCACAGGTGGGCCAGGAGGTGCAAGGAGGCCAAGGTCCGGAACGGGCAGGCCCTCTTCGGCATAGTGCAGGGCGGGATGTACCCGGACTTGAGGAAAGAGAGCGCGAAGGCCCTTGTGGACATGGGCTTTGACGGCTACGCCATAGGGGGCTTGAGCGTCGGCGAGGAAAAAGGGCTCATGAAGGAGATGGCCGCGGCCGCCCTCCAGCACCTCCCTTCTGACAAGCCCAGGTATTTGATGGGTGTGGGCACGCCCGAGGACCTCGTATTCGGGGTCGGGGCCGGGATAGACATGTTCGACTGCGTCATGCCGACCCGGAACGCCCGGAACGGAACCCTCTTTACAAGGCGTGGAAAATTGGTTATAAAGAATGCTCAATACGAGAAAGACCCCAGGCCCATAGAGGAGGACTGCGGCTGCTACACCTGCATGAACTTCTCGCGGGCATACCTAAGGCACCTCTTCATGGCCGGCGAGATGCTCGCACCCAGGCTCAATACCATGCACAACCTCTTCTATTACACAAGGCTCATGCAGGAGATGAGGGAGGCCATAGGGCAGGGGAGGTTCGAGGAGTTCAGGAAGAGGTTCCACGCCGACAGGTCGGAACCCGAGCCTATAGCGGCCCTGTAG